The following proteins are co-located in the Triticum aestivum cultivar Chinese Spring chromosome 1A, IWGSC CS RefSeq v2.1, whole genome shotgun sequence genome:
- the LOC123183077 gene encoding calmodulin-like protein 3 — protein MSAMVIMDQNIVIALVSSLLMLILRPLIVDIILVSKKIWGFLRTLTKYLVHDGTLAVDSKVLDDSRAPPVQLVGGGELSSGDIEIVTTRLGVTGWRYQGCEGIGVVDELMDGKQASEDELEEAFYVFDRNEDGFICAGELWSVMRRLGWKEGAIYEDCVRMIRVFDEDGDGKISFLEFRKMMENVV, from the coding sequence ATGTCGGCGATGGTGATTATGGATCAAAACATCGTAATCGCATTGGTGTCATCTCTCCTGATGTTGATCTTGCGGCCATTGATTGTAGATATCATCCTGGTAAGCAAAAAGATCTGGGGATTCTTGCGCACACTTACAAAATACCTAGTGCATGATGGCACCCTTGCCGTCGACTCGAAGGTGCTTGATGATAGCCGTGCACCGCCAGTGCAACTAGTTGGCGGCGGCGAATTGAGCTCTGGTGACATAGAAATTGTCACGACGAGGCTAGGTGTGACCGGGTGGAGGTACCAAGGGTGTGAAGGAATTGGTGTCGTAGATGAGTTGATGGACGGTAAGCAAGCGAGCGAGGACGAGCTGGAGGAGGCCTTTTATGTTTTTGACCGTAACGAGGACGGGTTCATATGCGCCGGAGAGTTGTGGAGCGTGATGAGGAGGCTAGGGTGGAAAGAAGGGGCGATATATGAGGATTGTGTAAGGATGATCCGCGTCTTCGACGAGGATGGAGATGGGAAGATCAGCTTCCTAGAGTTTAGAAAGATGATGGAGAATGTCGTTTAG